A genomic window from Triticum urartu cultivar G1812 chromosome 7, Tu2.1, whole genome shotgun sequence includes:
- the LOC125520409 gene encoding cystinosin homolog isoform X2 → MSSSWNSVGLEVLYQVIGWIAFVAWSFSFYPQVVLNYRRKSVVGLNFDFLVLNFTKHSSYLIYNAALFFSPFIQQQYHDKFGDKEMIPVAANDVAFSLHAVALTSFTLYQVFIYERGNQKVSKVCISISAVVWSAAIVCLIVAWPKSNWLWLIDVFNSIQVAMTTVKYIPQAVMNFRRKSTVGWSIGNILLDLTGGVLNFGQMGVQSIDQHTLVNFYGNIGKTLLSLETVFFDVLFIIQHYVLYPVKRDENDSEYPVLPVQVKDGKDGTAV, encoded by the exons ATGTCGTCGTCGTGGAACTCGGTGGGGCTGGAGGTGCTCTACCAGGTCATCGGGTGGATCGCCTTCGTCGCCTGGTCCTTCAGCTTCTACCCGCAGGTCGTCCTCAACTACAGGCGCAAGAG TGTCGTCGGTCTGAACTTCGATTTTCTGGTGCTGAATTTCACAAAGCACTCTTCCTACCTCATATACAATGCTGCTCTATTCTTCAGCCCCTTCATCCAGCAACAGTATCATGACAAGTTTGGTGATAAAGAG ATGATTCCTGTTGCTGCAAATGATGTTgctttctctctacatgcagtggCCTTGACATCTTTTACCCTTTACCAAGTTTTTATTTATGAG CGTGGAAACCAGAAAGTCTCCAAAGTGTGCATATCAATCTCTGCTGTTGTCTGGTCAGCTGCTATTGTTTGCCTCATTGTAGCTTGGCCAAAAAGTAACTGGCTATGGCTTATTGATGTATTCAA TTCAATACAGGTTGCGATGACAACAGTCAAGTACATCCCTCAG GCTGTGATGAACTTCAGGCGGAAGAGTACAGTTGGTTGGAGTATTGGCAATATTTTACTTGATCTTACAGGGGGGGTGCTGAACTTTGGTCAGATGGGTGTGCAATCTATTGATCAGC ACACTTTAGTGAATTTCTATGGAAATATCGGCAAGACTCTTCTTTCATTG GAAACTGTTTTCTTCGATGTTCTCTTCATAATTCAACACTATGTGTTGTACCCTGTCAAACGGGATGAGAATG ACTCTGAGTACCCTGTTCTCCCCGTTCAAGTGAAAGATGGGAAAGATGGGACGGCCGTGTAA
- the LOC125520409 gene encoding cystinosin homolog isoform X1: MSSSWNSVGLEVLYQVIGWIAFVAWSFSFYPQVVLNYRRKSVVGLNFDFLVLNFTKHSSYLIYNAALFFSPFIQQQYHDKFGDKEMIPVAANDVAFSLHAVALTSFTLYQVFIYERGNQKVSKVCISISAVVWSAAIVCLIVAWPKSNWLWLIDVFNSIQVAMTTVKYIPQAVMNFRRKSTVGWSIGNILLDLTGGVLNFGQMGVQSIDQHTLVNFYGNIGKTLLSLETVFFDVLFIIQHYVLYPVKRDENGKAIISERVAPLIRPSDKPEEDSV, encoded by the exons ATGTCGTCGTCGTGGAACTCGGTGGGGCTGGAGGTGCTCTACCAGGTCATCGGGTGGATCGCCTTCGTCGCCTGGTCCTTCAGCTTCTACCCGCAGGTCGTCCTCAACTACAGGCGCAAGAG TGTCGTCGGTCTGAACTTCGATTTTCTGGTGCTGAATTTCACAAAGCACTCTTCCTACCTCATATACAATGCTGCTCTATTCTTCAGCCCCTTCATCCAGCAACAGTATCATGACAAGTTTGGTGATAAAGAG ATGATTCCTGTTGCTGCAAATGATGTTgctttctctctacatgcagtggCCTTGACATCTTTTACCCTTTACCAAGTTTTTATTTATGAG CGTGGAAACCAGAAAGTCTCCAAAGTGTGCATATCAATCTCTGCTGTTGTCTGGTCAGCTGCTATTGTTTGCCTCATTGTAGCTTGGCCAAAAAGTAACTGGCTATGGCTTATTGATGTATTCAA TTCAATACAGGTTGCGATGACAACAGTCAAGTACATCCCTCAG GCTGTGATGAACTTCAGGCGGAAGAGTACAGTTGGTTGGAGTATTGGCAATATTTTACTTGATCTTACAGGGGGGGTGCTGAACTTTGGTCAGATGGGTGTGCAATCTATTGATCAGC ACACTTTAGTGAATTTCTATGGAAATATCGGCAAGACTCTTCTTTCATTG GAAACTGTTTTCTTCGATGTTCTCTTCATAATTCAACACTATGTGTTGTACCCTGTCAAACGGGATGAGAATGGTAAGGCCATCATTTCTGAGAGGGTAGCTCCTCTGATCAGGCCCTCAGATAAGCCTGAAGAAGATAGTGTATGA